One stretch of Prionailurus viverrinus isolate Anna chromosome C1, UM_Priviv_1.0, whole genome shotgun sequence DNA includes these proteins:
- the MARS2 gene encoding methionine--tRNA ligase, mitochondrial isoform X2 — MVQISALRLLRRPGTRGVSLLEYSTPRHYTSAPLRARDDARDERAFFTTPIFYVNAAPHIGHLYSALLADALCRHRRLRVPSAAATRFSTGTDEHGLKIQQAAAAAGLAPTELCDRVSAQFQQLFREAGISSTDFIRTTEVRHRIAVQHFWGLLKARGLLYKGLYEGWYCASEECFLPEAKVTRQPSSSGNSCPVSLESGHPVVWTKEENYIFRLSQFREPLQQWLRGDPQAITPEPFHHAVLQWLEEELPDLSVSRRSSHLHWGIPVPGDDSQTIYVWLDALVNYLTVIGYPNAEFKSWWPTTSHIIGKDILKFHAIYWPALLLGAGMSPPHRIYVHSHWTVCGQKMSKSLGNVVDPRTCLDRYTVDGFRYFLLRQGVPNWDCDYYDEKVVKLLDSELADALGGLLNRCTANRINPSGTYPVFCTTCFPSEPGLVGPSVRAQAEDYALVNAVATLPKQVMVKGGNDQCSKNLILDLGISPRLHKRISQRRC; from the exons ATGGTGCAGATTTCTGCCCTGCGGCTGCTAAGACGGCCGGGGACGAGAGGAGTCTCGCTCCTGGAGTACTCTACCCCCCGCCACTACACTTCGGCCCCTCTCCGTGCCCGCGACGATGCTCGCGACGAGCGCGCTTTCTTCACGACACCCATTTTCTACGTGAACGCGGCGCCGCACATCGGGCACCTGTACTCGGCGCTACTGGCAGACGCCTTGTGCCGCCACCGTCGCCTCCGAGTTCCCAGCGCCGCCGCCACGCGATTCTCCACTGGTACCGACGAGCATGGCCTGAAGATTCAGCAAGCAGCAGCCGCTGCGGGCCTGGCCCCGACCGAGCTGTGCGACCGAGTCTCTGCCCAGTTCCAGCAGCTTTTTCGGGAGGCTGGCATCTCCTCTACCGACTTCATCCGCACCACCGAAGTCCGGCACCGGATCGCTGTGCAGCATTTCTGGGGATTGCTGAAGGCCCGGGGTCTGCTCTACAAGGGTCTCTATGAAGGTTGGTATTGCGCCTCCGAAGAGTGCTTCCTGCCTGAGGCCAAGGTCACCAGGCAGCCGAGTTCCTCGGGGAATTCGTGTCCTGTGTCTTTAGAGAGTGGGCATCCCGTAGTCTGGACCAAGGAAGAAAACTACATTTTCAGGCTTTCTCAGTTCCGAGAGCCTCTTCAGCAGTGGCTGCGGGGCGACCCTCAGGCAATCACCCCTGAGCCATTTCATCACGCAGTTCTTCAGTGGCTAGAGGAGGAGCTGCCAGACCTGTCAGTCTCTCGAAGGAGCAGCCACTTGCATTGGGGCATTCCTGTGCCCGGGGACGACTCGCAGACCATCTACGTATGGCTGGATGCCTTGGTCAACTACCTTACTGTAATTGGCTACCCAAATGCTGAGTTCAAATCTTGGTGGCCAACCACCTCTCATATCATAGGCAAGGACATTCTTAAATTCCACGCTATCTATTGGCCTGCCCTCCTCTTAGGGGCCGGCATGAGCCCACCACACCGCATCTATGTCCACTCACACTGGACGGTCTGTGGCCAAAAGATGTCCAAAAGCTTGGGCAACGTGGTGGATCCCAGGACTTGCCTTGATCGCTATACTGTGGATGGCTTCCGATACTTTCTTCTTCGGCAGGGCGTCCCCAACTGGGACTGTGATTACTATGATGAAAAGGTGGTTAAGTTGCTAGATTCCGAGCTGGCAGATGCTTTGGGAGGCCTCTTGAACCGGTGTACTGCCAATAGAATAAATCCTTCTGGGACCTATCCGGTTTTCTGCACTACCTGCTTTCCCAGTGAGCCAGGGTTGGTGGGGCCGTCAGTTCGTGCTCAGGCAGAGGACTATGCTTTGGTGAATGCAGTGGCCACTCTGCCCAAGCAG GTGATGGTGAAGGGAGGAAATGATCAATGCTCCAAGAATCTCATACTGGATTTAGGGATCTCTCCAAGGCTCCATAAGAGAATATCACAGAGAAGATGTTAA
- the MARS2 gene encoding methionine--tRNA ligase, mitochondrial isoform X1, with translation MVQISALRLLRRPGTRGVSLLEYSTPRHYTSAPLRARDDARDERAFFTTPIFYVNAAPHIGHLYSALLADALCRHRRLRVPSAAATRFSTGTDEHGLKIQQAAAAAGLAPTELCDRVSAQFQQLFREAGISSTDFIRTTEVRHRIAVQHFWGLLKARGLLYKGLYEGWYCASEECFLPEAKVTRQPSSSGNSCPVSLESGHPVVWTKEENYIFRLSQFREPLQQWLRGDPQAITPEPFHHAVLQWLEEELPDLSVSRRSSHLHWGIPVPGDDSQTIYVWLDALVNYLTVIGYPNAEFKSWWPTTSHIIGKDILKFHAIYWPALLLGAGMSPPHRIYVHSHWTVCGQKMSKSLGNVVDPRTCLDRYTVDGFRYFLLRQGVPNWDCDYYDEKVVKLLDSELADALGGLLNRCTANRINPSGTYPVFCTTCFPSEPGLVGPSVRAQAEDYALVNAVATLPKQVADHYDNFQIYKALEAVSSCVRQTNGFVQRHAPWKLDWESPVDAPWLGTVLHVALECLRVFGTLLQPVTPSLADKLLSRLGVSATERGLRELCFLPRFYGHPCPFEGRRLGPETGLLFPRLDQSRAWLVKAHRT, from the coding sequence ATGGTGCAGATTTCTGCCCTGCGGCTGCTAAGACGGCCGGGGACGAGAGGAGTCTCGCTCCTGGAGTACTCTACCCCCCGCCACTACACTTCGGCCCCTCTCCGTGCCCGCGACGATGCTCGCGACGAGCGCGCTTTCTTCACGACACCCATTTTCTACGTGAACGCGGCGCCGCACATCGGGCACCTGTACTCGGCGCTACTGGCAGACGCCTTGTGCCGCCACCGTCGCCTCCGAGTTCCCAGCGCCGCCGCCACGCGATTCTCCACTGGTACCGACGAGCATGGCCTGAAGATTCAGCAAGCAGCAGCCGCTGCGGGCCTGGCCCCGACCGAGCTGTGCGACCGAGTCTCTGCCCAGTTCCAGCAGCTTTTTCGGGAGGCTGGCATCTCCTCTACCGACTTCATCCGCACCACCGAAGTCCGGCACCGGATCGCTGTGCAGCATTTCTGGGGATTGCTGAAGGCCCGGGGTCTGCTCTACAAGGGTCTCTATGAAGGTTGGTATTGCGCCTCCGAAGAGTGCTTCCTGCCTGAGGCCAAGGTCACCAGGCAGCCGAGTTCCTCGGGGAATTCGTGTCCTGTGTCTTTAGAGAGTGGGCATCCCGTAGTCTGGACCAAGGAAGAAAACTACATTTTCAGGCTTTCTCAGTTCCGAGAGCCTCTTCAGCAGTGGCTGCGGGGCGACCCTCAGGCAATCACCCCTGAGCCATTTCATCACGCAGTTCTTCAGTGGCTAGAGGAGGAGCTGCCAGACCTGTCAGTCTCTCGAAGGAGCAGCCACTTGCATTGGGGCATTCCTGTGCCCGGGGACGACTCGCAGACCATCTACGTATGGCTGGATGCCTTGGTCAACTACCTTACTGTAATTGGCTACCCAAATGCTGAGTTCAAATCTTGGTGGCCAACCACCTCTCATATCATAGGCAAGGACATTCTTAAATTCCACGCTATCTATTGGCCTGCCCTCCTCTTAGGGGCCGGCATGAGCCCACCACACCGCATCTATGTCCACTCACACTGGACGGTCTGTGGCCAAAAGATGTCCAAAAGCTTGGGCAACGTGGTGGATCCCAGGACTTGCCTTGATCGCTATACTGTGGATGGCTTCCGATACTTTCTTCTTCGGCAGGGCGTCCCCAACTGGGACTGTGATTACTATGATGAAAAGGTGGTTAAGTTGCTAGATTCCGAGCTGGCAGATGCTTTGGGAGGCCTCTTGAACCGGTGTACTGCCAATAGAATAAATCCTTCTGGGACCTATCCGGTTTTCTGCACTACCTGCTTTCCCAGTGAGCCAGGGTTGGTGGGGCCGTCAGTTCGTGCTCAGGCAGAGGACTATGCTTTGGTGAATGCAGTGGCCACTCTGCCCAAGCAGGTAGCCGACCACTATGATAACTTTCAGATCTATAAAGCTCTGGAGGCAGTGTCCAGCTGTGTCCGGCAAACCAATGGCTTTGTCCAAAGGCATGCACCGTGGAAGTTGGACTGGGAGAGCCCAGTGGATGCCCCCTGGCTGGGTACTGTGCTTCATGTAGCCTTGGAGTGTTTGCGAGTCTTTGGAACTTTGCTCCAGCCTGTCACCCCAAGCCTAGCTGATAAGCTGCTATCCAGGTTGGGGGTGTCTGCCACAGAGAGGGGCCTTAGAGAGCTCTGTTTCTTGCCTCGATTCTATGGACATCCATGTCCTTTtgaagggaggaggctgggaccTGAAACTGGGCTCTTGTTTCCAAGACTAGACCAGTCTAGGGCCTGGCTGGTAAAAGCCCATAGGACCTAG